The following are encoded together in the Balaenoptera acutorostrata chromosome 9, mBalAcu1.1, whole genome shotgun sequence genome:
- the ARL14EP gene encoding ARL14 effector protein, with translation MMDPCSVGVQLRTTNECHKTYYTRHTGFKTLQELSSNDMLLLQLRTGMTLSGNNTICFHHAKIYIDRFEDLQKSCCDPFNIHKKLAKKNLHVIDLDDATFLSAKFGRQLVPGWKLCPKCTQIINGSVDVDSEDRQRKKPDSDGRTAKALRSLQFANPGKQTEFAPETGKREKRRLTKNAAAGSDRQVIPAKSKVYDSQGLLIFSGMDLCDCLDEDCLGCFYACPACGSTKCGAECRCDRKWLYEQIEIEGGEIIHNKHAG, from the exons ATGATGGATCCATGTTCAGTTGGAGTCCAGCTTCGAACCACAAATGAGTGCCATAAAACCTACTATACTCGTCATACAGGTTTCAAGACTTTGCAAGAATTGTCATCAAATGACATGCTTTTACTTCAACTTAGAACTGGAATGACACTTTCTGGGAACAATACAATTTGCTTCCATCATGCAAAAATCTACATCGACAGATTTGAGGATTTGCAGAAGTCATGTTGTGACCCATTTAACATACACAAAAAACTagccaaaaaaaatttacatgtaaTTGATTTAGATGATGCCACTTTTCTGAGTGCAAAATTCGGAAGGCAGCTTGTACCTGGTTGGAAACTTTGTCCAAAATGTACACAGATAATCAATGGAAGTGTGGATGTTGATTCTGAAGACCGGCAGAGAAAAAAACCTGATTCAGAT GGAAGAACTGCTAAAGCTCTGAGGTCATTACAATTTGCAAACCCAGGAAAGCAAACTGAATTTGCTCCAGAAActggtaaaagagaaaaaagaaggcttACAAAAAATGCAGCTGCTGGTTCAGACAG ACAAGTGATCCCAGCGAAGAGTAAGGTCTATGATAGCCAGGGTCTCCTGATTTTCAGTGGGATGGACCTGTGTGACTGCCTCGATGAAGACTGCTTAGGATGTTTCTATGCTTGTCCTGCCTGCGGTTCTACCAAATGTGGTGCCGAATGCCGCTGTGATCGCAAGTGGCTATATGAGCAAATTGAAATAGAAGGAGGAGAAATAATTCATAACAAACATGCTGGATAA